The following DNA comes from Cytophagales bacterium.
CAGGTAACTTTCATTACTGGCCCCACTCAGCACATTCCTACAGGAGAAAACCTTCAAGTAATCAAGATCAATTCCGCCCAGGAAATGTATGAAGCTACTGATTCGAATTTCGGTTCGGCTGATGTAGCCATTTTCGCTGCCGCAGTTTCTGATTATCGTCCCAAATCAGCGGTGGACCATAAAATGAAGAAAACCGGCAATGGCATGTCCATTGAACTGGTGGAAAACAAAGACATTGCAGCGGAGATGGGTGAACGAAAAACCAGCGGACAAATCACCGTAGGTTTTGCCCTGGAAACCAACGAAGAAGGCACCAACGCGCAGAAAAAGCTGGAGCAAAAGAACTTTGATTTCATTGCGCTGAACTCCTTAAATGACGAAGGAGCAGGATTTTCTCACGCGACTAATAAAGTAACAATCTACTCTCGGGATAATAATCCTAAAGCTTTTGAGTTAAAAACTAAAAAAGAAGTAGCTTCGGATATTGTCAATGAGATTGTTGAAAAGCTCAATGCTTAGGTATCACCTCCTAATTTTACTAATTGTTCCGCTGATCGTTTCTGCTCAGGAATTGAATTGTCGGGTAGTCGTGAACGCTGATCAGGTGCAAACCACCGAACGATCCATTTTTCAGGAAATGGAAGTGGTATTCGCTGAATTCATGAATAACCGGCGATGGACAGAGGATCAATATGAGCAAGAGGAGCGCATCAATTGCAACCTGATCCTGACCATTTCGCAACAGCCAAGCATTGGTCGATTTGAGGCTTCGGTACAAGTACTTTCATCGCGTCCGGTATTCAACACAGATTATGAATCTGTCCTCATGAACTTCGCTGATCGGGACTGGACGTTTGAATATGTAGCCTCACAACCCATTCAATTCAGTGAAAACACGTTCTTAGATAACATCAGCTCCCTCCTCGCCTACTATGCCTACATGATCATTGGTTTTGATTATGATTCCTTTTCAGAATTGGGCGGAGAAGATTATTTCCAAAAAGCATGGCAGGTTGTGATCAATGCTCAGCAATCCGGATATCCGGGTTGGGAACAATTCAACAGCATTCGTAATCGCTATTGGCTCGCCGAGAACTTGCTAAGTAATGAAATGGAACCAATTCGTCGGGCACAATATCAATATCATCGGCAGGGCATGGACAACCTTAGCGAAGCACCGGACGATGCGCACAAATCCATTTTGGAAAGCCTTGGACAAATCCAAAAAGCCAACAATGCCCGCCCAAGGTCTATTTTGACCATTTCCTTCCTGGATGCCAAAGCAGATGAATTGGCGCAGATATTTTCTACAGGAAACCCCAGCGAACGACGCGAGGCTTACAACATCCTGACCAATATCGATCCTACAAAATCGGAGGTTTTCGAGGCAATGATCAAATAGCATGTCGAAAGTACAGATCAAAGTAGCCTTCAAAGATCTCAAGCATTACCTCGAATCCAGGAAGTCGATAGATGTAGTCCTTAAGTCTGGCGAAGTGCTCCATGTCACCTTGAAAAAACTGGAAAAAGATAAACTTACCACAAGGAATGGGTTAGGACACAAGCGCGTTTTACTTTTGCAGGACATTCAAGAAATGTGGTCTGACAAAAAGGCGCCCGTTCATCAATGATCCAATCGCTTTCTATTCGAAATTATGCCCTGATCGAAGCTCTAGAGCTGCGACCTGAATCTTCTCTGAATATCATTACCGGAGAAACTGGTGCGGGGAAATCCATTCTTCTAGGTGCCATTGGCTTATTATTAGGTAAGCGTGCCGACGTGAAGGTGCTTTATGATGCCTCTCAGAAATGTGTCGTGGAAGGCATTTTTGAGGTAGAGCAATTAGGCTTACAATCTTTATTCGAAACAGCAGACCTGGATTATGAAGCAGAATGTGTCATTCGTAGAGAGATCAGCCCAACCGGCAAGTCCCGGGCTTTTGTCAATGACACCCCAGTTACCCTGGACGTTCTTAAAGAGCTGGGAATCAAACTAGTAGATGTCCATTCCCAACATGAATCGCTGGCCCTGGGTAATAGCCAATTTCAGTTGCAAACGCTGGATAAGATTGCTCAGCATGATGAGCTGTTGAATACTTACCAGGAGCAGTTTAAGTCTTATGCTAATCTCCAAAAGGAACTGGAGCAGCTCAGGCGCCAGTCACTGGAAGCCTCCAAAGACCTGGATTATCAAAAATTCATCTTGCAGGAGCTTAATGAAGCCAAACTCGAAGTTGATGAGCAAGCGGAATTAGAAAAAGAACTGCATTTGTTAGAGCATGCGGAAGAAATCAAAGAGAAGCTCACAGGATCTGTGCATTTACTGGACGAAAGTGATGCTTCCATCTTGAATAAGCTGCGGGAAGTCAGCCAATTGATTGGAAAAATCGCTGATCTAAAAGACAACCTCCAATCCATGCCCGAGCGCCTGGAAAGCTGTAGCATCGAGCTGAAAGACATTGTGGACGAATTGGCCACCACCAATGAGCAAATCAATTTTGATCCCGAACGGGCTTTGTTCGTCAAGGAACGACTCGACCTGATCTTCCGACTGCAACAAAAGCATGGAGTAACTGAAATTGACGGCTTACTTGAATTGCAAGAAAAACTCAGTACAGAACTTGAAG
Coding sequences within:
- a CDS encoding DUF4835 family protein; amino-acid sequence: MLRYHLLILLIVPLIVSAQELNCRVVVNADQVQTTERSIFQEMEVVFAEFMNNRRWTEDQYEQEERINCNLILTISQQPSIGRFEASVQVLSSRPVFNTDYESVLMNFADRDWTFEYVASQPIQFSENTFLDNISSLLAYYAYMIIGFDYDSFSELGGEDYFQKAWQVVINAQQSGYPGWEQFNSIRNRYWLAENLLSNEMEPIRRAQYQYHRQGMDNLSEAPDDAHKSILESLGQIQKANNARPRSILTISFLDAKADELAQIFSTGNPSERREAYNILTNIDPTKSEVFEAMIK
- the recN gene encoding DNA repair protein RecN — encoded protein: MIQSLSIRNYALIEALELRPESSLNIITGETGAGKSILLGAIGLLLGKRADVKVLYDASQKCVVEGIFEVEQLGLQSLFETADLDYEAECVIRREISPTGKSRAFVNDTPVTLDVLKELGIKLVDVHSQHESLALGNSQFQLQTLDKIAQHDELLNTYQEQFKSYANLQKELEQLRRQSLEASKDLDYQKFILQELNEAKLEVDEQAELEKELHLLEHAEEIKEKLTGSVHLLDESDASILNKLREVSQLIGKIADLKDNLQSMPERLESCSIELKDIVDELATTNEQINFDPERALFVKERLDLIFRLQQKHGVTEIDGLLELQEKLSTELEGFENSDERIKQLTEQVAKAKELVLKKGKKLTASRQKTANALAKQIVKIIQTIGIENGELKISLSEQDPSVDGLDAIEFLFSANKGIDPKPLKSVASGGEFSRLIFAIKSVLAQKTAMPTVIFDEIDTGVSGEVAIQMVKMMRAMADRHQIISISHLPQFAAAARQHYFVYKDHEAARSISRIKVLDNEERISNIAKMIGGNNPSTMAQESARELVEELGSFPE